The genomic segment TTCAGATCCTCCGTGCTCAGCAGCTTCAAAGTATCGTCATAAAAGTCCGTGTAGGCTTTCAGGTTCGTGTCATGAAACTTCGCCCGAAAGCCTGCATCCACCTCGTTTAGCAGGGCCAGACGTTTGTTGATGATCTCTTTCGGCGCACCGAATTCCGCATACTGCAGCCCTGCTTCGGGATCATGGATCGGCAGGGGACTGAAAGCGGCAGAGAAAAAGCCATTGCCACTTTCCGGCGCACGGCCCACACACACCGTCGAGGGCAAAGACGCGCTGCTTTTGCCTAACAACTCCTGCGCCCACGCGCCCAGCACGGGATGCTTGATCGTACCCCGCTGTTCATACCCTGTGCGCATCAGGTATTGGCCCGAGGCATGCACCCCTGTTTTGGAAGTCATGCTGCGGATGATGGCCAGCTTTTCCGAATGGTCCTTCGCCAGGGTGGGCAGGTAACCGCCCAGTTGGTACCCCGCCTTGGTGGCGATGGGGTCGCTCGGTCCCTTGGTGGCGCCGGTCTTCGGGTCCAGCGTGTCAATGTGGGACATCCCGCCGATCATTTGCAGCCAGATCACCCGCTTCGCTTTGCCAAAACCGGGCAACGATTTCGGATCGGCTGCGGCCTGGCCTTTGAGCACGTGGGGCAGTAGCGTCACCCCCAGCGTGGCCTTCGCCACACGTTCGGCGAACTGGCGGCGGGACAGAGAATCAAGCGAACGAAGAGAAGCGTTCATGGCGAAATAAAGAGGGCAGGGGATTACTGGACGAACACGAACTCACGGGCATTAAAAAGCACCCAGCAAAGATCCGCCGAGCTCAGCCCGGCATCGAAGGCCTGGGTGGCGGCGGTCATTTCTGCGGGGGTCGGCTTGCGGGAAAAGAAGCTGTAATACAAAGACTCCACCTTCTTCGCCGTTTCAGCCTCACCCATCGCGGTGGCTAGCACCAGAGACTGCGGATTTTGCAGCACACTTTGGGCTTCCCCATTCATCAGCATCAGCACTTGGGGGATGCTGCCCTCTACCGTATTGCTATCAGAAATCTGGCGGTCACTCTGGCCAAACATGCGAAGGAAATGGCCATCCTTTTCTGGCTGTCGCAGCTCAGAGGCACGGGCCAGGGCGAGGCCCTCCAGCATCGTCGGGCGGGTAAATCCATCTTCCTCTTCATTGTTAGGCTGCATCATTTGCGCACGCCGGTTTTTCTTCTTGGCCGCGCCTTTGCCGCCACCGCCCAGGGCCCCATCCGCCATGCGGCGCATGCTCTGCACCTCCGCCAGTTTTTCCACGATCTGGCTCGGGGTGATCTCAGAGACATTCAGCGCCATCACCTGTTTGTAGGGTTCCGCCCGCTTCAGTTTAAAGTGGTCCACTTTGTCGCCGATGGCCAGCGTCACGCAGGAGTCCCAGGCCTGCTCCGCCGTCATGCGGCGCAGGATGGGGCCTGGGAAGTAATAGGGTTCCCCCAGGGCCAGCTCACGCGTCACCGCCTCCCGCTGGTAGGTCTGGGTATTGCACAGCAGGCGCATGAAAGCGCGGAGGTCGAACTTCAGCCGCACCATCTCGCGGCCCAGATGCTGCAGCAGCAGGGGATTGCTGGAGGCGTTCGGGTCATCCAGATCCGTCACCGGCTCCTTCAGCCCCACGCCGAACACCTGCTTCCACAGGCGATTCGCGATGGTCATGGCAAAGCGTGGATTGTCCGGGCTCGTCATCCAGGTGGCGAAGACTTCGCGCAGTTGGCTGGCATCCTCCGTTTTCTTCATCGCCATTTCGGCATCCTGGTAGCAGCGCAGCCGGCGGTCATCCGCGCTCCACATCACCAGCTTCGGCTTTACCGCCTCACCCGGTTTCCCGTCCTTGTACTTGTAGTCATCCGGCAGTGTCAGATCGTTTTCTTTGCCATCCTGGATGGCCAGAGAGTTCACATCAAAAAGCCGCCGCGCCTGCTGGTACTGCTGCTGGGTCAGTTCATCGCGCAGGCCGCGCATCATGCCGCGTGGCAGATTTCGGTTGTAGGTATCTGAGGCACCAAAAAAGGCCGCCATCTCATAAAACTGGCGTTGGGTCCAGTCGGCAAAGGGGTGGTCATGGCACTGGGCGCAGGAGACATTGGCCCCGAGAAAGGTGGAGAGCGTCAGGCTCAGATTATCCAGCCGCATGCCACGGTCGCGCAGCAGGTAGCCCGCCGCGCCATTGTCCAGCAGCTTGCCATCGGCCACCAGCATGTCTTTGACGATCTCATTCCAGGGCCGGTTCGCGGTGATCTGCGCCTTTAGCCATTCCTGATAGGTAAAAAACTTCGCCTTCTGCGCATCATCCGCCACGCGCAGCATGTCGGAAAAGTAATTGAAGAGGTGGGAGGAAAAACCATCGTCATTCACCAGCGTGTCAATCACCGTGGCGCGCTTCGCCGCGCTCGGATCTGCCAGGAAGGCCATCGTCTCCGCCCGGGTGGGGATGCGCCCCGCCAGGTCCAGGTACACACGGCGGATGAACTGCTCATCACTGGCCAGCGCGTTCGGTTTCTGGCCCGCCTTCTCCAGCCCCAGCAGCACGCCCTTATCAATGATGGCCGCCGCCTGCGCGAGGCCCGTATTTTTCTGGATGCCCACGCCTTCTGGTTTCAGAGTCGCTGCGGCTTTTTGGTCTTCCGGCGTCAGATTGGCCACCGGAAAGTCAAACATGCGTCCGTCTCGCGTCTGCAGGTACACCTTGCCATTTTCGATCCCGCGAAAGGTCGCCTCCACACTCCGGCCCTGACTGTCCCGCCACAGGCGGAAGTTCGTATTGCCATCCGGTGCGGTGGTTTGGGCTTGGATGCCGAGGGTCGGCAGCAAGGCGCAGAGAGCGAGGTAGCGTGCTTTCATGGGTGCCTCCAGGTGGAGTGGCCCATGAAACGAAGCGTGGGCGCAGAAGTTGCGCGGGAAAGTTAGTCTTCATCGTTCCGCTGCTGCCAGGTCAGGCCTTTCAGCTCGGTGACGGGCCGGCGCGGCGTGAAGAAACTCAGAAGGAAGGCGAGGCACATCGTCACTCCCGTCCCCACCGAGGTGATCCACAAAAAGGAAAGATTCATCTGAAGATTCACCACCACGGATGCCGCAAAACCCAGGACCGTGGCGATCAAAATGGCCTGCGCACCCACGCGGCGGATGAAGATGCCGCACAGGAACATGCCCAGGATGGGCCCACCGACGAGGCCGATGATCTTATTTGTCACCTCCACCAAAGTGCCCAGAGTCCCCACCACAAACGCCAAGCTGATCACCAGCACGCCGTAGAGCAGCGTCCACAGGCGCGCCTGCCAGATCTGCCGTTCATCCGTGGGCAGGGGCTTGTCCGTCAGCCGCTGTTGGAAATCAATCATCGTCGCCGAGGCCAGGGAATTTAGCCCAGCGGAGATCGTGGACATGCTGGCGGCAAAGATCGCCGCCACCAGCACACCCGCCATTCCTGTGGGCAGCTCATGCACCACAAACCAGGGCAGGATTTGATCCGCCTTGTCGATGGCGTGCGTGGCCAGGGGATCGGGATGATGATTGTAAAAAGCCCGCAGCACCGTGCCCGTGCCATAGAAAAGCCCCAGCACGGGCACCAGCACGATGAGCTTGTACCACAGCCCCCGCTGCGCCGTCTTCACATCCTTCGCCGTCATGTAGCGCTGCACCGCCACCTGGTCTGTCGCCATCTGCACCAGATTTAAAACCGCCCCGCCGAGGATCACGCCCGCCCAGGTGAGACGGACGGTGGGGTCCCAGCTCGCCACCGGCATCGGCTGCCCGTGCGTTTGTGCCACGTGGATCACCTCGCCAAAGCCTCCCGGTATCTTCCCCACGGCCACCAGCAAGATCACAATCTGCCCGCCAAAGAGCACGCCGAACTGCATCACATCCGTCCAGATCACCGCCTTCATCCCGCCCATCATCGTGTACAGCGTGGTCAGGATGCCCGTGGCCAGGATGGAGAACTCCAGAGACAGCCCTGTGGCCTGTTGCAGCGCCAGCGCAGGGGCATACGTGGCCGCGCCTAACCATAAAAGCACCCTCAAGATAAACAGGCCTGAAGCCAGCAGCCGCGCAGGCAGTGAAAAGCGCTCCTCCAGGTATTGATACGCCGTGATGAATCGCGCCCGGTAAAAGAACGGCAGGATGAAAATCGTCGTGACTGGCGTGGCGATGAAGAACGAAAACAGCACCCAGCCAAAGGCCAACCCATTTTGATACACCTCCGCCGGGCCCCCCAGATAACTGATGCCGGAAAACATGGCCGCCATCACCGAGATGGCCACCACCACACTGCCCATGCTGCGGCCTGCGAGAAAGAAATCCTTCATCGTTCGCTGCTCCTTCACAAACAGCAGGCCCACCAAAACGGAGGCCACGAGGTAGCCCCCAAAAAAAAGGTAATCCATCCAGGTGAAGGGGCTCATGACTCAGCAAAAAAAGTTAGACTAGCTGGGGCCAGCCGCCAGCGGCTGGGATCTCATCCGATTTCAGATTTCACTCGTGCCTCCAGGGTCAGCCTACTCTTTCTCAGAGAAAACCGCCTCCCGTGCACCCCAGCATACGGTCCACCTAGCCGCGGTCATGCGCCCACATCACATAAAGCTGGGATGACATCATGAAACCATGCGCCAGCCAGAGGCGCATCATCCGCGTCTGTGCTCCTCTCGGGTCAAAGAATCACGCAGAGCCTGGGCTAGACTGGGCACCTAGGGGGCGGCGTGCGGGCGCAGGAAAAATGATGAGAACTCATTGATTATTAGCTAATTTTTGATAATTTTACATAATTATTATAATTTGAACTTCTTCCCTGCCAGCTTTCCCCGAGGTGGCCAGGCCGCTAAATCAGCGGTCCTGGTGCTGGCTGGCGTCGCCGCGCGGGCCCGCCAGCGGCTCGCCGGGCAGGGGAGCGTCCTCGCCTTTCACGGCCTGCGCGCAGAGGCTACCCCCGTGGGAGTGCAGGACAGCAGCCTGCATCTTCCCGTGGGCACCTTTCGCGCCCTGTGCCAGCACTTAGCTGCCCATTATCACGTCATGCCGCTGGTGGAGATGGCCACCCTTTTGCAGGCGGGGCAGGCGCTGCCCCCGCGTGCGGTGGCCCTGAGTTTCGATGACGGCTACGCCTCGAATTATCACCTCGCCTATCCCCTCCTGCGGGAGTTCCACCTGCCCGCCACCATCTTCCTCACCACCGGGTTTCTAGATGGCACCTCGCCCCTCTGGTTCCAGCAGGTAGATCTGGCCCTGTCCTCCCAGCAGCCCACCGCTTCCTCAGCCTCTCTTGGGGAAACCCTCGCCGAGCTCAAAGCCCTGCCAGATGCCCGCATGCGGGAAAAAGTACAGTCGTGGGTCAAAGATCTGCCCCCATCCCCCGCTCCCGCCGTGACTCAGCCGCTGAGCTGGGACCAGGTGCGGGAAATGCAGGCCAGCGGCCTCATCCACTTCGGCGGGCACACCCACACGCACCCCATCCTGGCTCGGTGCACGCCCGAGCAGCAGCGGGAGGAGATTTTCACCTGTCGCCGCCGCATCCTGGCGGAGCTGGGGCAGGCCCCTCGTATCTTTGCTTTCCCCAATGGCGGCTCCGGAGATTTCACACCTGAGACCCTAGCCCTCCTGGCGGAGGCTGGATTCGAATCTGCCTGGACCATGGTCAGTGGCCGCGCCACGCCTGCCTCCCCCTGCCTGAGCCTGCCGCGCTACGGCGCCCCGGAATCGGTCTGGGAACTGGAGGCCACCGTCTCGGGTGCCTTTGAGCTCTTGCGCCAGTGGAAAGGAGGCCGCGCATGAGCCGCCTCCTCAAAGTCCCCCACTGGTTGCGGCCGCTTTTCGCCTGGGTGGAAAATACAGGGGCCAAGGCGGAACGTTTAGCCCCGCTCATGCGTCAGAGGCAGGTGCCCACAGCGCCGCCTTCCATGCACACGCCCCAGACCCTCGTCCATTTCATCGGCGCTCCCGGCGGTGGTGGCGCAGAGGCCATGCTGAGAAATCTCGTCTCCGCCATGGATGCCACCCGCTGGCGCACCGTCGTCATCGTCATGGATGGGCGCGCGTGGCCAGAAGACATGGAAAAACTGCGCAGCGCCGGGGCGGAGGTGCATGACCTCCAGGCCACGGGTTTGCTACGCAAGGATACCCTCACCCGCTTGATCCGCCTGCTGCGGCAGATCCGCCCAGACGTGGTCCAGACCTGGATGCACCATTCGGACTTTGTCGCTGGCTGGTGCGCGCGTTTGGCCGGGGTCAAACACATCGTCTGGGGCATCCATTGCCGTGAAATCCACCGCAGCCCTGGAGACTCAGACCTCAAGATGGCTGTGTTTCGCAAGCTCATCGGCCTGTCCTCCCAGGTCATCCCGCAGCGCATCATTTCCTGTTCCGCCGCAGCCCTGGAGGCCCACGTCCCACTCGGTTATCCCCGCCAGGCCATGACCTGGGTGCCCAATGGCATTGATACCGCCCGCTTCGTCCCAGATGCCCAAGCCCGCGCCACGCTGCGCCAGGAATGGAAAGTCCCGGCTCAGGCACCGCTCATCGGTTACATCGGCCGATTTCATGAGATGAAAAATCTCGCCACCTGGCTGCAGGCCGCCGCTTTCTTGCAGGCGCGCAGGCCGGAAACACACTTTTTGTTATGCGGGGGTGAGGAATGGGAGCTGGAGGAATGCGCCCGCGCGGCCCTCTCCATCATGCCCATTCGCAGTCAGGTCCATTTCATCCCCTTCCGCCCAGACCCCCAGCGCGTGTACCCCACCCTGGACATCTTTTCCCTTTCCTCCCGCACGGAAGCCTGCCCCATGACGATCATGGAGGCCCTCTCCTGTGGGGTCGCCTGCGTCACCACGGATGTGGGAGACTGCGCGCTGCTTTTGGAAGGCGTGGGCCGTGTTGTCCCCGTCAAAGATGCCGAGGCCCTGGCCAAAGCCTGGGAAGACACCCTCGCGCAGCCGCCTTCGCCCGAAACCCTCCGCCACCACGCCGTGACCCGTTTTGACATCGCCGTGGCTGCCCAGGGGTATGCCCAAGTTTACCAGGAGGTCTTAGCCGCATGAAAGCTGCCCTCCTCGCGCTTCTCATCTTCACCGGTGCCGCGCAGGCAGACCTCAGCGTGACCTGGGTGGATGCCATGACGCGCGTCTCCCGCACGGAGCCGCAGCCCCTGGTGCAGACACTCGCCCTCCAAGCCGCCCGTGGGGAGTGGGAGGCCCTGCAACTCGTCGTCACAGGACCGCCTGCTGAGCTGCGCACCCTCAGCCTAGAAGCCACGGACATCACCGGCCCTGAGGGGAAAACCCTGCCCGCACCCACCCTGCTGCGGGAGCACTACGTGCGCGTCTCTAAGTCCACCCCCAAGTCCCCCTTGCCAGCCGGGGACTATCCAGACGCTCTGGTGCCGCAGAGCTTTGCTTGGCAGGAATTGCCTAACGAAAAGAGTGTCAATCAACCTCACTGGGTGGATGTGCATGTGCCCTACACCACCCCCCCGGGCGTTTACAAAGGCGAGGTCAGAGTCCTCGGCCCAGGTCGTCTCTTCCTCGCCACCCGCCAGTATTCGGTCACCGTCCTGCCCTTTGACCTCCCCGTCATTCCGCGCCTGCGCACCTCCGTCATGGCGCTGTGGCGTCGCGTGGCCGAGGTGCATGGATTTGATCGGCAAAAAGAGCCGCCTTCGCCCGAGCTTCTCGCCCTGCTGAATGAATACTACGACCTGCTGGCCCAGCACCGTCTCAGCATTGATCAGACCTACCCCACCTACCCAGATGGCAGCACGGGCAAGATCCATGAAGCGACCGTCGAGGCCGGCATGAGAAAGCAGTTGCTGCACCGTCACGTCAGCACGCTCAGCCTCCCCATCTGGCCGGAGTGGCCCTTCCGCGATCCTTTGGAAAAAGATCGCAAAGAGGCCATGGCCTACGTCGCCACCTGGATGAAGCTCATGAAGAAGCTGCACAGCGAATCTCGCGCTTACGTCATCATGGGGGCCCTGGATGAGCCGAACGATGCCGAGGCCTATGCGCGGGTGCGGCGCTGGGGAGATTTCTTCAATGAAGTGGAGGCCACTCACCACCTCAAAATACCTCTCCTCATCACGGAGCAACCCACCCCGGACAATGCCTGGTGGGGCCGCCTGGATGGAAATGTGGATATCTGGGTGCCGCACTTTTCCCAAGTCTGGCAAGACATGGAATCGCCTAACGGCAAGCGTGACATCGCCCGCCGCATCGCCGCCGGGGAGGAAGTCTGGTGCTACGCCGCCCTCGTTCAGATGCCGGAAGACTGGGAAGTCGCCCATGGCAATCCCCCGCAGCTCAAAGCCTCCAATCCCCCCGTCTGGTGCCTGGACTACCCGGCCATGAATCATCGCGTGCTCGCCTGGGTCATGCCGCGCCATGGCATCACAGGCTTCACCTACTGGGACACTCTTTTCGCCAGCCCTGGAGTGGATGTGTGGGCAGATGCCGGCACCTTCCACCACACCGAAGACCGTGTTTACAATGGCGATGGCAGTTACATCTACCCCGCCACTCAAAAGCAGCACGGAGCCCACATGCCTGTGGCCAGCATCCGTTTGAAATGGCTGCGGGAAATGGCGGAAGATTACGACTACCTCATGCTGGCGAAGGACCTAGGCCTGGAAAAACAAGCCCTGGAAATCGCCGCCACCTTTGCCCGGGGTTTTGGGGATTGGGAAGATGACATGCCCAAGCTGTATGCCGCGCGGCGAAAGCTGGCCGAGCTCATCAGCACGAAAGGAGGTGGCCAGTGAGGCTGGACATCATCCGCGATGAGGCGGACTTTTTAGCCCTGCAACCCTGGTGGGATGCCTTGCTGGAGCAAAGCGCCACGCCTACGCCCTTCTTGCGCTGGGACTGGGTGCGCCTGTGGTGGGAGATCTTTCACGAAGGCTTCCAGCTCGCCATCGCCGTGCTGCGGGATGCCCAGCAGAGGCCCCTGGCCATCGCCCCACTCATGATCGGTGCAGAGCCTGCGGGCATGCGCCGTCACCTCCAGCACATCGGTTTCCTGGCGGGTCTGGGAGAGGTCAAGGGCGAGCGCATGGACTTCCTGGTGCCACGTGGGCGTGAGGCCGAGCTGACGCCCCTGCTCTGCCAGGTCTTCCCCCTCCTAGCCGCCGAGTGGCAGGCGGTGAGGCTGAACAAATTGCCCGAAGATTCGCCTAACAAACTGTGGATTGTAAGGGCGCTGAATGAATGCACCACGGGTGCCAGCGTCCTCCTGCGCACGCAGTGTTTTTGCCTCAGCCTCACCCCTGACTGGCCTGCTTTTACGCGCTCCATGAAGAGTAAACCCCGGCGCGAAGTCGCCCGCCGGTTAGCCGCGTTGCAGTCGGAGTATGACTTTAAAGAAGTCCTCGTCACCGCAGCGGATGCTGAAAGCCGATTGGAGGAATTTGCCGCTCTTCACCGCCACCATTATCCTGAAAACGTGAGTTCCTTTCTCGCGCCCGCAGCTTGGCGGTTTCATCGCCAGCTAGCCCTGAAATGGATCACCACCGGGCGCGCCATGATCCCCTGCCTCACCATCGGCGGGGAGATGGTCGGCGGCGTTTATGGCTTCATCGAAGGCGATGAATTTTTCTATTATCAATCCGGCTGGCACCCGCAGTACGCGCGCTTTTCCATGGGGCGGCTCAGCTTCCGCTGGGCGGTGGAAAGCTGCATCCTCAAAGGCCTGCGCCTCTTTGACATGCTGCCCGGATCTTACCGCTACAAACGCGAGTGGGCGCACACCTCGCGTTACGTTCTGGATCTGGAAGCGTATCAACCAGAGAGCCTGCGGGCCACGCTTTTCCGTTCCGTCCGCCACCTCAAGCGCCTGCTTCCTGGCCACACCCCTTCTTTGATCACCGCATGAAAGTTCTCGTCCTCACGGCAGATGCCAACACGCTCGTTTACCATCGCGGAGATCTCATCCGCGACTTCGCAGCGCACGGTTGTGAGGTGGTCACCTCCGCCGCGGAGGACTACCCCCATGTGCGAAAATACCTGGAGGCTGCTGGCGTGCGCCATGAGCCGATCCGCATGGTGCGCAGTCGGGTCAATCTGGCGAAGGATTGGATCACCTGGTGGGACATGTTCCGCCTGTTTCGGAAAGAGCGGCCCGATGCCTTGTTCGCCTACACCATCAAGTCCGTGGTCTATGGCTGCGTGGTCGCGCGTTTGGCCGGCGTGCCGAAGGTGTATGCCTTGCTCCCCGGCCTGGGCTTCACCTTTGTGAAACCTGAAACGCTGAAGCAGACGCTCGTTCAGTGGGTGTCCAAGGCTCTGCACCGCTTCGCCCTGAAGCGGGCGGATGTCATCTTCATGCAG from the Prosthecobacter dejongeii genome contains:
- a CDS encoding polysaccharide deacetylase family protein; this translates as MNFFPASFPRGGQAAKSAVLVLAGVAARARQRLAGQGSVLAFHGLRAEATPVGVQDSSLHLPVGTFRALCQHLAAHYHVMPLVEMATLLQAGQALPPRAVALSFDDGYASNYHLAYPLLREFHLPATIFLTTGFLDGTSPLWFQQVDLALSSQQPTASSASLGETLAELKALPDARMREKVQSWVKDLPPSPAPAVTQPLSWDQVREMQASGLIHFGGHTHTHPILARCTPEQQREEIFTCRRRILAELGQAPRIFAFPNGGSGDFTPETLALLAEAGFESAWTMVSGRATPASPCLSLPRYGAPESVWELEATVSGAFELLRQWKGGRA
- a CDS encoding DUF1549 domain-containing protein produces the protein MKARYLALCALLPTLGIQAQTTAPDGNTNFRLWRDSQGRSVEATFRGIENGKVYLQTRDGRMFDFPVANLTPEDQKAAATLKPEGVGIQKNTGLAQAAAIIDKGVLLGLEKAGQKPNALASDEQFIRRVYLDLAGRIPTRAETMAFLADPSAAKRATVIDTLVNDDGFSSHLFNYFSDMLRVADDAQKAKFFTYQEWLKAQITANRPWNEIVKDMLVADGKLLDNGAAGYLLRDRGMRLDNLSLTLSTFLGANVSCAQCHDHPFADWTQRQFYEMAAFFGASDTYNRNLPRGMMRGLRDELTQQQYQQARRLFDVNSLAIQDGKENDLTLPDDYKYKDGKPGEAVKPKLVMWSADDRRLRCYQDAEMAMKKTEDASQLREVFATWMTSPDNPRFAMTIANRLWKQVFGVGLKEPVTDLDDPNASSNPLLLQHLGREMVRLKFDLRAFMRLLCNTQTYQREAVTRELALGEPYYFPGPILRRMTAEQAWDSCVTLAIGDKVDHFKLKRAEPYKQVMALNVSEITPSQIVEKLAEVQSMRRMADGALGGGGKGAAKKKNRRAQMMQPNNEEEDGFTRPTMLEGLALARASELRQPEKDGHFLRMFGQSDRQISDSNTVEGSIPQVLMLMNGEAQSVLQNPQSLVLATAMGEAETAKKVESLYYSFFSRKPTPAEMTAATQAFDAGLSSADLCWVLFNAREFVFVQ
- a CDS encoding GNAT family N-acetyltransferase; translation: MRLDIIRDEADFLALQPWWDALLEQSATPTPFLRWDWVRLWWEIFHEGFQLAIAVLRDAQQRPLAIAPLMIGAEPAGMRRHLQHIGFLAGLGEVKGERMDFLVPRGREAELTPLLCQVFPLLAAEWQAVRLNKLPEDSPNKLWIVRALNECTTGASVLLRTQCFCLSLTPDWPAFTRSMKSKPRREVARRLAALQSEYDFKEVLVTAADAESRLEEFAALHRHHYPENVSSFLAPAAWRFHRQLALKWITTGRAMIPCLTIGGEMVGGVYGFIEGDEFFYYQSGWHPQYARFSMGRLSFRWAVESCILKGLRLFDMLPGSYRYKREWAHTSRYVLDLEAYQPESLRATLFRSVRHLKRLLPGHTPSLITA
- a CDS encoding glycosyltransferase; protein product: MSRLLKVPHWLRPLFAWVENTGAKAERLAPLMRQRQVPTAPPSMHTPQTLVHFIGAPGGGGAEAMLRNLVSAMDATRWRTVVIVMDGRAWPEDMEKLRSAGAEVHDLQATGLLRKDTLTRLIRLLRQIRPDVVQTWMHHSDFVAGWCARLAGVKHIVWGIHCREIHRSPGDSDLKMAVFRKLIGLSSQVIPQRIISCSAAALEAHVPLGYPRQAMTWVPNGIDTARFVPDAQARATLRQEWKVPAQAPLIGYIGRFHEMKNLATWLQAAAFLQARRPETHFLLCGGEEWELEECARAALSIMPIRSQVHFIPFRPDPQRVYPTLDIFSLSSRTEACPMTIMEALSCGVACVTTDVGDCALLLEGVGRVVPVKDAEALAKAWEDTLAQPPSPETLRHHAVTRFDIAVAAQGYAQVYQEVLAA
- a CDS encoding sodium:solute symporter family transporter — translated: MSPFTWMDYLFFGGYLVASVLVGLLFVKEQRTMKDFFLAGRSMGSVVVAISVMAAMFSGISYLGGPAEVYQNGLAFGWVLFSFFIATPVTTIFILPFFYRARFITAYQYLEERFSLPARLLASGLFILRVLLWLGAATYAPALALQQATGLSLEFSILATGILTTLYTMMGGMKAVIWTDVMQFGVLFGGQIVILLVAVGKIPGGFGEVIHVAQTHGQPMPVASWDPTVRLTWAGVILGGAVLNLVQMATDQVAVQRYMTAKDVKTAQRGLWYKLIVLVPVLGLFYGTGTVLRAFYNHHPDPLATHAIDKADQILPWFVVHELPTGMAGVLVAAIFAASMSTISAGLNSLASATMIDFQQRLTDKPLPTDERQIWQARLWTLLYGVLVISLAFVVGTLGTLVEVTNKIIGLVGGPILGMFLCGIFIRRVGAQAILIATVLGFAASVVVNLQMNLSFLWITSVGTGVTMCLAFLLSFFTPRRPVTELKGLTWQQRNDED
- a CDS encoding DUF1501 domain-containing protein — encoded protein: MNASLRSLDSLSRRQFAERVAKATLGVTLLPHVLKGQAAADPKSLPGFGKAKRVIWLQMIGGMSHIDTLDPKTGATKGPSDPIATKAGYQLGGYLPTLAKDHSEKLAIIRSMTSKTGVHASGQYLMRTGYEQRGTIKHPVLGAWAQELLGKSSASLPSTVCVGRAPESGNGFFSAAFSPLPIHDPEAGLQYAEFGAPKEIINKRLALLNEVDAGFRAKFHDTNLKAYTDFYDDTLKLLSTEDLNAFRLTEEDSAAREIYGMNKFGQGCMLARRLVERGVRFVEVAQGGWDMHNDIADGMEDNGSLLDKGLSALLSDLQSRGLLETTMVVLCSEFGRTPKINSRNGRDHHPKVFSTLLAGGPAKGGTIYGASDAEGNAPADKQVTIQDFHSTVGHALGLDVNQIVMSPSNRPFTVGDKGTIIQEVLA
- a CDS encoding glycoside hydrolase domain-containing protein, which codes for MKAALLALLIFTGAAQADLSVTWVDAMTRVSRTEPQPLVQTLALQAARGEWEALQLVVTGPPAELRTLSLEATDITGPEGKTLPAPTLLREHYVRVSKSTPKSPLPAGDYPDALVPQSFAWQELPNEKSVNQPHWVDVHVPYTTPPGVYKGEVRVLGPGRLFLATRQYSVTVLPFDLPVIPRLRTSVMALWRRVAEVHGFDRQKEPPSPELLALLNEYYDLLAQHRLSIDQTYPTYPDGSTGKIHEATVEAGMRKQLLHRHVSTLSLPIWPEWPFRDPLEKDRKEAMAYVATWMKLMKKLHSESRAYVIMGALDEPNDAEAYARVRRWGDFFNEVEATHHLKIPLLITEQPTPDNAWWGRLDGNVDIWVPHFSQVWQDMESPNGKRDIARRIAAGEEVWCYAALVQMPEDWEVAHGNPPQLKASNPPVWCLDYPAMNHRVLAWVMPRHGITGFTYWDTLFASPGVDVWADAGTFHHTEDRVYNGDGSYIYPATQKQHGAHMPVASIRLKWLREMAEDYDYLMLAKDLGLEKQALEIAATFARGFGDWEDDMPKLYAARRKLAELISTKGGGQ